A region from the Rosa rugosa chromosome 6, drRosRugo1.1, whole genome shotgun sequence genome encodes:
- the LOC133718042 gene encoding E3 ubiquitin-protein ligase RING1-like — protein sequence MEMGHQQTFWCHECDMSVSLPTTTTTTSVVCPHCFSDLLELMDSSSGDNFQAPEAFRRPHDQDNYRLNSPVLQRLIHRLSEDDVVVPPPPANTYLLPASKAYVDVIPTVRMTSRSMSVCAVCKEQFAEDAEAKQLACNHVYHPDCILPWLSSRSSCPLCRYQLPTDDHHAPPQQDSQHRIQRLVHYRLQLQLQLQLDRSSFNGGLQ from the exons atggagatgggTCATCAGCAGACGTTCTGGTGCCACGAGTGCGACATGAGCGTGAGTCtgccgacgacgacgacgacgacgagtgTTGTCTGTCCTCACTGCTTCAGCGACCTCCTGGAGCTGATGGATTCGAGTAGTGGCGACAATTTCCAAGCTCCAGAAGCATTCCGCCGCCCCCACGATCAGGACAACTACCGCCTCAACAGCCCAGTCCTCCAACGGCTGATCCACCGCCTCTCCGAGGACGACGTCGTCGTTCCGCCGCCCCCCGCCAATACCTACTTACTGCCGGCTTCCAAGGCGTACGTAGACGTCATCCCAACGGTGAGGATGACGTCACGTTCCATGTCGGTGTGCGCTGTTTGTAAGGAGCAATTTGCGGAGGACGCGGAGGCTAAGCAGCTGGCTTGCAACCACGTCTACCATCCTGACTGCATTCTCCCTTGGCTTTCTTCCCGGAGTTCGTGCCCCCTCTGCCGCTATCAGCTCCCCACCGACGACCACCACGCTCCTCCTCAACAAGACTCCCAACACCGAATTCAACGTCTGGTGCATTACCGACTTCAACTTCAACTCCAGCTCCAGCTCGACCGCTCATCCTTTAATG GTGGTTTACAGTAA